The DNA segment CATACCCAGCCTTTCGAGCAGGCGCACGTCCCTGTCTGCCTCGGGATTATCCGTGGTCAACAGCCGCTCGCCATAGAAGATAGAGTTCGCCCCGGCGAGAAAACAGAGGGCCTGCATTTCATCATTCATCTCGGCCCGACCTGCGGAGAGGCGTACATAGGAGTGTGGCATCAGCAGACGCGCCACCGCGATGGTGCGCACGAACTCGAAGGGATCCAGCGCCTCGGCAGTGTAGAGCGGTGTACCCTCGATCTTCACCAGCATATTGATCGGCACCGATTCCGGATGGCGGGGCAGATTACACAGCTCACGCAACATGCTGGCGCGATCCCGCCGGGATTCACCCATCCCCAGGATGCCACCGGAACAGACACTGATACCCGCATCCCTGACATGGGCCAGGGTATGCAGTCGGTCATCGAATGTACGGGTGGAGATCACATTGCCGTAAAATTCCGGCGAGGTGTCGAGATTGTGGTTGTAGTAATCGAGTCCGGCATCGCGCAGGCGGTCCGCCTGGGCCTGGGTCAGCATGCCCAGGGTGAGACAGGTCTCCATACCCAGGCCATGCACGGCCTCGACCATGTCGATTACCTTGTCCAGATTCTTGTCGGTTGGGTTGCGCCAGGCCGCACCCATACAGAAACGGCTCGCACCCTTCTCCTTCGCTGTCTGCGCCGCCGCTACAACCTCCTCCAGCGGCATCAGTTTTTCCGCTTCGAGCCCGGTGGCGTTTTTCGCGCTCTGGGAGCAGTAGCCGCAATCCTCTGCGCAGGCCCCTGTCTTGATACTGAGCAGGCTGCTCATTTGCACCTGATTGGGGTCGAAATGAGCCCGGTGTAGACTTTGCGCCTGAAATAGCAGATCGTTGAAGGGTAGATCGAACAGGGCCTCTATCTCGTCCAGTCGCCAGTCATGGCGTAAAATTGTTTCGGTCATGGTGATCCAAACCTGTGTGTATGATTTGTGCGGCGCACTGGGGAGGGCCTATGGTAAGGATTGTCCGCCCTCTGTCAACCAAGGATGGTTATGAAAGTCGACAACTGTATAAATATTATACGATCACTACTCTATCCCAGGGGTTGTCTCCTGTGCGGCGCCAAGGGCGATTTCCCATGCCATCTCTGCCCTGCCTGCCACAATAGCCTGCCTTTCAATCACCATGCCTGCCCATGTTGCGCGCTTCCGCTGCCAGCCCATGTTGCATCCCAGCAATTGTGCGGTCGCTGTATCAAACGACAACCACCTTATACAAAAACCATCGCCGCCCTCACCTATGAGCCGCCGGTCAATCGCCTCATCGGCATGTTTAAATTTCATCAAAAACTTCATCTTGCCGAACCCCTGGCCGGACTGCTTATGGAACGCCTGGGTGACCAACATGAAAGACCAGAGATCCTGGTCCCCGTTCCGTTACATCCCCTGCGCCTGCGACAACGGGGATTCAACCAATCCGTCGAACTTACTCGCATACTGGCCAAACACTACCGCCTGCCCTATGACTGGCGACTCTGCCGACGCATAAAAGCGACCAAGACTCAATCGGAACTGAGCAGGCAGGAGAGGCGAAAAAACCTGGTCAATGCGTTTCAGGCCTGCGCGGAGGTCAAGGACACCCACCTGGTGCTGGTGGACGATGTGATCACCACAGGTGCGACCGTGACCGAGCTCAGTAAGGTGTTGAAAAAAGCAGGTGCAAAACGGATCGATGTATGGGCTGTTGCCAGAACCCAAACCCTGTAGTGGCGCCAGTCCCTTACTGGTTACCAATGGGCAAGATGAACCGCTCTCCCATATGCTCCATGACCGCCCCCTGGGGAAGGATCTCTACCAACTTCGGCCCCTCGGCGAGATAGTCTCCCTCGCGATATTTCTCCATATTGATCAGCACATAGCGTTTTGCCACACGCTTGTCGTAACTATGGATATCGATGCTCATGGAAGGCAGGTTGGCAACAAAACCACTCGGCATCTCATGCAGGGGTTTCGGTGGTCGAGGCGGTGGCGGTGGTTCGGCCACCACCTCCTGGGCCGGTTCGATCTCCTGCTCTCGAGGTGGGGATATAGCCGCTGGTGGCTCTTCCGCCACCTGGGATGGTGCGGTTGATTGAAGTGGATCCGGGGTGTTGGTCGCCTCCCCGCTCTCGAGTGGCGCCACCCTCTCGGGCGCGGGCTTGGGCTGACTATCCTGCTGGCTGGGTTCGGCGTGGGAGACAGGTGGCTCATGGGGTTGCCGTTGCGGCGTCAGCCAGCTACTGCTCCCCAGATAGATGCCGACCCCGAGCAGGATCAGGGCAAACAGCGCCAGCATCAGCCATCCCAGCCGGTGGGATGCTGTCGAACCCGGTTGTTCAGTGTCGGGATTGATCCTTGGGACTTCACCCAGTTTATGTTGGCGTTCAGCCTTTTTCAGCGCTTCCAGAATCAGCGACATCTCACCCCCCCGCCAGATCTTGGCTTGAGATCAGGGTCGGCGTCCCCGCCGGGATGACCAGATTGTTCAGATGGATCATGGTCTGTTGACCGGCAACCCCATCTGCCGCCAAACCCTGCTTTCGCTGAAACGCCTTCAAGCGCCCCTCCAGTTGGGCATCGAAACGGTCCACCCCCCCCGTCACCCGCGGCTCGATTCCATCCACTCGCTGCAGACGCTTGCGCAACCAGGTGACCGCGTTCCCGGATGATCCCTCGCCGATCAGGGCGATTTCCGCCAACGGCCGCCACATCATGATGTAGCCGCCGGTCCAGTAGCGCATCAATTCGGTGCGGGTTATGACCCCTTCCTGGGTGCCGCTATTGACCAGAAGCCACTCATCATCCACATGTTTCAACAGCAGCAGGCGTCTCTGTTTATCCTGCTTGAGTTGCAGCAGCATGGGTCTGTTTAGACCCAGCAGATTGGTCCAATCCGAACTTGATATCAGGCAGCGCAAATTGAATTGACGTACTTGCTGACAAGGTGGCGTAGCGTCATGAAGCTGTTTTGACCCATCCCAAAGAGTAAGCAGCGCCTGATACACATCCACCCGGTTTTGCGGTTGACTGAATAGTGTCGCCAGTTTGAAGTCATCCACTGGTGATGCCACTTCCATAGCAGGGGATGGCACCGGCACAGATTCACTCACTTCGCTTTCAGACGCATCTTCCTGGGAAGGGATGGGGGCAATCTTTTCAGGATCGGCCTGCCTTTCCGGCAGGGTGGGTATCTCCACTCTCTTAGGTTGTTCCGCCACAGCGGGTAATTCAGGGATCGCCGGTTCCTCTATCTTTACCTCTTCGAGAGGCGCAGGAACCTTATTCAG comes from the Candidatus Thiodiazotropha sp. CDECU1 genome and includes:
- a CDS encoding general secretion pathway protein GspB, translated to MSLILEALKKAERQHKLGEVPRINPDTEQPGSTASHRLGWLMLALFALILLGVGIYLGSSSWLTPQRQPHEPPVSHAEPSQQDSQPKPAPERVAPLESGEATNTPDPLQSTAPSQVAEEPPAAISPPREQEIEPAQEVVAEPPPPPRPPKPLHEMPSGFVANLPSMSIDIHSYDKRVAKRYVLINMEKYREGDYLAEGPKLVEILPQGAVMEHMGERFILPIGNQ
- a CDS encoding ComF family protein, with product MKVDNCINIIRSLLYPRGCLLCGAKGDFPCHLCPACHNSLPFNHHACPCCALPLPAHVASQQLCGRCIKRQPPYTKTIAALTYEPPVNRLIGMFKFHQKLHLAEPLAGLLMERLGDQHERPEILVPVPLHPLRLRQRGFNQSVELTRILAKHYRLPYDWRLCRRIKATKTQSELSRQERRKNLVNAFQACAEVKDTHLVLVDDVITTGATVTELSKVLKKAGAKRIDVWAVARTQTL
- the bioB gene encoding biotin synthase BioB, whose translation is MTETILRHDWRLDEIEALFDLPFNDLLFQAQSLHRAHFDPNQVQMSSLLSIKTGACAEDCGYCSQSAKNATGLEAEKLMPLEEVVAAAQTAKEKGASRFCMGAAWRNPTDKNLDKVIDMVEAVHGLGMETCLTLGMLTQAQADRLRDAGLDYYNHNLDTSPEFYGNVISTRTFDDRLHTLAHVRDAGISVCSGGILGMGESRRDRASMLRELCNLPRHPESVPINMLVKIEGTPLYTAEALDPFEFVRTIAVARLLMPHSYVRLSAGRAEMNDEMQALCFLAGANSIFYGERLLTTDNPEADRDVRLLERLGMKTEQLLETEVKAAKVPCSQAKAG